From the Streptomyces syringium genome, one window contains:
- the hpf gene encoding ribosome hibernation-promoting factor, HPF/YfiA family, producing MDIVVKGRKTEVPERFRKHVAEKLKLDKIQKLDGKVISLDVEVSKEPNPRQADRSDRVEITVRSRGPVIRAEASSSDPYAALDLATSKLEARLRKQNDKRHTRRGNGRIPASDVAVTVGAAELTDSGELAVDQSANKVPVTRIGSLEVQGEGPLVVREKTHAAAPMTLDQALYEMELVGHDFYLFVDSDTKMPSVVYRRHAYDYGVIHLNADPFSEEPGGAGGSLGG from the coding sequence GTGGACATCGTCGTCAAGGGCCGTAAGACAGAGGTGCCCGAGCGCTTTCGCAAGCACGTGGCCGAGAAGCTGAAGCTGGACAAGATCCAGAAGCTGGACGGCAAGGTGATCAGCCTCGACGTAGAGGTGTCCAAGGAGCCCAACCCGAGGCAGGCCGACCGCTCCGACCGTGTGGAGATCACGGTCCGTTCCCGTGGCCCGGTGATCCGGGCGGAAGCGTCGTCGTCGGATCCCTACGCCGCGCTCGACCTGGCCACGAGCAAGCTGGAAGCGCGACTGCGCAAGCAGAACGACAAGCGTCACACCCGCCGGGGCAACGGACGGATCCCGGCCAGCGATGTAGCGGTGACCGTCGGCGCCGCGGAGCTCACCGACAGCGGAGAGCTCGCCGTCGACCAGTCGGCGAACAAGGTGCCGGTCACGCGCATCGGTTCCCTGGAGGTCCAGGGCGAAGGGCCTCTCGTGGTCCGCGAGAAGACCCATGCCGCAGCCCCGATGACCCTCGACCAGGCGCTCTACGAGATGGAGTTGGTCGGCCACGACTTCTATCTGTTCGTCGACTCCGACACCAAGATGCCCAGTGTCGTCTACCGGCGGCACGCCTACGACTACGGCGTCATCCACCTCAACGCCGACCCGTTCTCCGAGGAGCCCGGCGGCGCGGGTGGTTCGCTCGGCGGCTGA
- a CDS encoding response regulator — protein MADRFGPVLVPGEDDDEGARAERNPARAEPIRVLVVDDHALFRRGLEIVLFHEEDIQVVGEAGDGAEAVDKAADLLPDIVLMDVRMPKRGGIEACTSIKEVAPSAKIIMLTISDEEADLYDAIKAGATGYLLKEISTDEVATAIRAVADGQSQISPSMASKLLTEFKSMIQRTDERRLVPAPRLTDRELEVLKLVATGMNNRDIAKELFISENTVKNHVRNILEKLQLHSRMEAVVYAMREKILEIR, from the coding sequence ATGGCGGACAGGTTCGGGCCCGTACTCGTGCCCGGCGAGGACGACGACGAGGGCGCCCGGGCGGAGCGGAACCCCGCCCGCGCGGAGCCGATCCGGGTCCTGGTCGTGGACGACCACGCGCTCTTCCGGCGGGGACTGGAGATCGTTCTCTTCCACGAGGAGGACATCCAGGTCGTGGGCGAGGCGGGGGACGGCGCGGAGGCGGTGGACAAGGCCGCCGATCTGCTGCCGGATATCGTGCTGATGGATGTGCGGATGCCCAAGCGCGGTGGCATCGAGGCCTGCACCTCCATCAAGGAAGTGGCCCCCAGCGCCAAGATCATCATGCTGACGATCAGCGACGAGGAAGCCGACCTCTACGACGCGATCAAGGCCGGGGCGACGGGCTACCTCCTCAAGGAGATCTCCACCGATGAGGTGGCGACCGCGATCCGCGCGGTCGCGGACGGGCAGTCGCAGATCAGCCCGTCGATGGCGTCCAAGCTGCTGACCGAGTTCAAGTCGATGATCCAGCGGACGGACGAGCGCCGGCTGGTGCCGGCGCCCCGGCTCACCGACCGTGAGCTGGAGGTGCTGAAGCTCGTCGCCACCGGGATGAACAACCGTGACATCGCCAAGGAGTTGTTCATCAGCGAGAACACCGTGAAGAACCACGTACGCAACATCCTGGAGAAGCTGCAGCTGCACTCCAGGATGGAGGCGGTGGTCTACGCGATGCGGGAGAAGATCCTCGAGATCCGCTGA